A single region of the Echinimonas agarilytica genome encodes:
- a CDS encoding SixA phosphatase family protein → MKQLHFIRHAKSSWRHDTDDLLRPLNTRGYRDIKCVSQKAILRDSEPDVIWVSPAVRAYSTAQGLMTELDINPALMQIVPDLYYGTSYRIANLLAHSTDTNIWIVGHNPSLFELIHSLCNGVIDHFPTLAVAHVEWTLNGAKWVGFETPKEYE, encoded by the coding sequence ATGAAGCAATTGCATTTTATCCGTCATGCAAAATCTAGCTGGCGACATGATACTGATGATTTGTTGCGGCCGCTCAACACCCGCGGTTATCGCGATATAAAGTGCGTAAGTCAAAAGGCAATTTTGCGCGATAGTGAACCCGATGTGATTTGGGTGTCTCCTGCGGTTCGGGCATACAGCACTGCCCAAGGGCTGATGACTGAGCTCGATATCAATCCTGCGTTAATGCAGATAGTGCCTGACTTGTATTACGGTACGAGTTACCGAATTGCGAATTTACTAGCACATAGTACGGATACCAATATCTGGATTGTGGGGCACAATCCCAGCTTGTTTGAACTCATACACAGCCTATGCAACGGGGTGATTGATCATTTTCCTACACTTGCCGTTGCGCACGTAGAGTGGACATTGAATGGCGCAAAATGGGTGGGTTTTGAAACACCTAAAGAATATGAATAG